DNA from Triticum aestivum cultivar Chinese Spring chromosome 7D, IWGSC CS RefSeq v2.1, whole genome shotgun sequence:
ACCGGTCCCTGTTGCGAGCTGCAAGCAAACGACAACATGGAAATTACTAGTTGGCCATCAGTTCGTGATGGATGAATTGCTGAATGTTTTAACCATGGGGTTCAGGCTCACCATGATAATAGTAGCATTGGGGTCTTTAGGCATGAGCATCTCTTTGCCTACTGGCCCTGTTATGTTGACATCGGCGCCGGGCTTCAGGTCGCCTGCATTACCATGGACAAACAACAAACATGACAGTGAGGATGAGATACTACCAACTTGTAAAATACTAGCAGTGATTGCATACAGTGTTAGTAAATGGTGATGCAGATTTAATTACTGGTTTCCAATAAAGAAAATTCATCAGCACAAGAAACAGATTCCTGATgatctgcaaagtctgaactgaaccgactctgaactttgaacagtagcAGATTTTTTTCAGAGAGAAGTACAAggggatgcaatgcaatgcaactGAAGAATTGCAGTCTAAGATTTATGGTATACAGTGAATAAAGTACAAAATTAATGAGCCTGATGTGACTAGTGTTAGTAAATGGTGATTCGGATATTCACTACCAAAAGAAACAGATTCTTGATGATCTGCAAAGCCCAAACTGAACCGACTCTGAAGTCTAAACACTAACACCTTCTTCAGAGATAAGTACAGGGGGTTGTAATAGCCATGATAATGAGAATGAGACACTACCGAGTTGCAAAATAGCCAGGATAATGAGAATGACACACTACCGAGTTGCAAAACCATGATAATGAGAATGCCAACTTGTAAAATCCATTGCAGAGATAAGATTCATGGATTCCAGTGAAGAAAACAAAAAATTTAATGAGCCTGAGATGACTAGCCTTAGTAAATGATGGTGCAGATATTCATTGGCACAAGAGACAGATCATTTAAGGTCTACAATTCCTGAACTGAACCGACTCTGAAGCCTGAAAACTAACACCTTGTTCAGACATAAGTATAGGAGGATGCAGTAGCCACGATATAATGAGAATGAGACACTACTGAGTTTGAAAATAGCTACTCATTAGCACAAGGAACAGATTCTTGATGATCTGCAGAGCCTCGACTGAACCGACTCTGAATACTGAACACTAGCGATTGATTTTTCGAAAAGAAGTACAGGGGGATGCAATGCAACAGAAGAACATCAGTGGAGATCGTACGAACTGCCAAATCCATTGCAGAGATAATTACTTTGGATTGCATTGAATAATAGCATTAGCAGGAATGTGTTTAATTTAAGAAAAAGAAGAATTAACTCATCCTGATATCTGAACTGCAAAACGTCTGAACTAAACCGAACACTGTTAAGTTTGAAGAATTTTTCAGATTGTTGAGAGCCGAACAATGCAGATTTCCTCATCTCTGGGAGGGAGTTGGGACTCACAGAGGAAATTGGAGCAGACCCCCTTGACGACCTCCCCTGCGTCGTTGGTGTAGACGAGCCGCTTGACGCACAGCGAGACCTGCAGCCAGATCGATTTCAGTCAGCGACAAGCAGTGCCAATGGATCGTTGGAATCGACGGATCGAGCAGGGCGTACGGTCTTGGCGTCGCCGAAGTCGCCGAGGGCGCTGCTGGCGATGGAGTAGAGGCGGAGCTTGTGGGGCTTGCCGTTCTTGTCCTGGCCGTCGGCGACGACGCCGATGGACTGGCCCTCCTTGTAGGGCACCTCGCCTTCGGTGGAGAAGACCATGTGCCACGTCTCCCCGGGCGCGTCGTCGGCGGTGATCTTGGTGTTGAGCAGGCACTTGCCCACGTACGGCTCCTTGGGCCGGAACTTGTTGGTCACCACCCCCTCCTCCTGCTTCTTGGACACCTTCTTCTCCTTCACCGGCGCCGCGGCCGCGTCGGTGGAGACGGCCTGCGCCCGGACGGTGAGCAGGCCGCGGCGGGAGACGGCGGTTCTTGCGGCGCACGGGAAGCTGCAGTGGGAGTGCTGCGGCGCGCTGGACGGGGAGGGGGAGGTGGTAGTGGCGGCCCGGAGGGAGACGGCCGCGGCCGtgacggcggccatggcggtgaGAAGGAGGGAGTGTGGGTGGGGATCGATCGAGGTGGGTAGGGGCGGGGGAGGGtagcggggagaaggggtgggAGGTTAAGGAGCGGGAGGGAAGGTGGATAGAGTGGAGGGAGATGAGTGGAAGGCAGGGGAGGTGAGGATGAAGTGGTGCTCCTGGTTTT
Protein-coding regions in this window:
- the LOC123164362 gene encoding ferredoxin--NADP reductase, leaf isozyme 1, chloroplastic encodes the protein MAAVTAAAVSLRAATTTSPSPSSAPQHSHCSFPCAARTAVSRRGLLTVRAQAVSTDAAAAPVKEKKVSKKQEEGVVTNKFRPKEPYVGKCLLNTKITADDAPGETWHMVFSTEGEVPYKEGQSIGVVADGQDKNGKPHKLRLYSIASSALGDFGDAKTVSLCVKRLVYTNDAGEVVKGVCSNFLCDLKPGADVNITGPVGKEMLMPKDPNATIIMLATGTGIAPFRSFLWKMFFEKYEDYKFNGLAWLFLGVPTSSSLLYPEEFGKMKAKAPDNFRVDYAISREETNAAGEKMYIQTRMAEYKDELWELLKKDNTYVYMCGLKGMEKGIDEIMIPLASKEGIDWIDYRKQLKKSEQWNVEVY